One part of the Polyangiaceae bacterium genome encodes these proteins:
- a CDS encoding tetratricopeptide repeat protein, translating to MKRRIAILCVSSVLSVACAGVQPTVRQRAAVAMDRKDYGEAARLLREHLAQHPGAIPERQLLIRVLAASGQLGEAREQTEELRQQLPEGDALPYIELGHAFELSHRYEEALALYDAATEVAPKDPRGPKTGGLRAARWGEVELAAPRLEEAARRDPRDAETWHALGLVRAQLGDLSGARKAYTSGLQADPGAVENHLGLASLAVQADQPSVALRHYTALLRARPRFAPGYLGQSWALLRLGRYDEAEQALDRGAELGANRRVVARQRQLLQHLRKAAEVKEKR from the coding sequence GTGAAGCGACGAATCGCCATCCTCTGCGTGAGCAGCGTGCTCAGCGTCGCCTGCGCTGGCGTGCAGCCGACCGTCCGTCAGCGTGCGGCGGTCGCCATGGATCGGAAGGACTACGGCGAAGCTGCTCGCCTACTGCGGGAGCACCTCGCGCAGCACCCCGGGGCGATCCCTGAGCGCCAGCTGCTGATCCGCGTGCTTGCTGCGTCTGGTCAGCTTGGGGAGGCCCGTGAGCAAACGGAAGAGCTGCGTCAGCAGCTTCCAGAAGGTGACGCGTTGCCGTACATCGAGCTCGGACATGCGTTCGAGCTGAGCCACCGCTACGAAGAAGCCCTCGCACTTTATGACGCGGCGACGGAGGTCGCCCCCAAAGACCCTCGTGGGCCGAAGACGGGAGGTTTACGGGCTGCGCGGTGGGGAGAAGTAGAGCTTGCGGCACCACGCCTCGAGGAAGCGGCCCGGCGCGACCCGCGGGACGCTGAGACCTGGCACGCGCTCGGGCTGGTAAGGGCTCAACTAGGGGACCTATCGGGTGCGCGGAAGGCCTACACGAGCGGGCTCCAGGCCGATCCTGGCGCGGTGGAGAACCACCTCGGCCTGGCGTCGTTGGCAGTTCAGGCGGACCAACCGAGCGTTGCGCTGAGACACTACACCGCGCTGCTCAGGGCCCGCCCTCGGTTTGCTCCGGGATATCTGGGTCAGAGCTGGGCATTGCTACGCCTCGGCCGCTACGACGAGGCCGAGCAAGCCCTCGATCGGGGGGCTGAGTTGGGGGCGAATCGGCGGGTGGTCGCCCGTCAGCGGCAGCTGCTCCAGCACCTTAGGAAGGCCGCGGAAGTCAAGGAGAAACGCTAG
- a CDS encoding 3-hydroxybutyryl-CoA dehydrogenase (converts (S)-3-hydroxybutanoyl-CoA to 3-acetoacetyl-CoA), which yields MLAKDIQQVGVIGAGQMGGGIAQVCAATGLEVRLSDATVERAQGGKDKIGKILQKQVDKGKLEASARQALLDRIQPVGGVADFGNCDLVVEAATEDVETKIRIFKAADEAMKAGAILASNTSSISITRLAGQTSRPEQVIGMHFMNPVPLMKLVEIVRGVQTNADTMKTVGELSERLGKTVIHSKDQPGFVVNRMLVPFLNEACFVLQEGLGTPEDIDQGAKLGLNHPMGPLELADLIGLDTLLFIAEVLHREFGDDKYRPATLLRNLVAAGWYGRKVGRGFYVYDERGQKTGRAFEH from the coding sequence ATGTTGGCAAAAGACATCCAGCAAGTAGGCGTGATCGGGGCGGGCCAGATGGGCGGAGGAATCGCTCAGGTCTGTGCCGCGACCGGTCTCGAGGTCAGGCTCAGCGACGCGACCGTGGAGCGCGCCCAAGGCGGCAAGGACAAGATCGGCAAGATCCTCCAGAAGCAAGTCGACAAGGGCAAGCTCGAGGCGAGCGCGCGACAGGCGCTGCTCGATCGCATTCAGCCGGTTGGCGGCGTGGCGGACTTCGGCAACTGCGACCTCGTGGTGGAAGCGGCGACCGAAGACGTGGAGACCAAGATCCGTATCTTCAAGGCGGCCGACGAAGCGATGAAGGCCGGAGCCATCTTGGCCTCCAACACCTCGAGCATCTCCATCACGCGCTTGGCCGGCCAGACCAGCCGACCCGAACAAGTCATCGGCATGCACTTCATGAACCCGGTGCCGCTGATGAAGCTCGTCGAGATCGTGCGTGGTGTGCAGACCAACGCAGACACCATGAAGACGGTGGGCGAGCTCTCCGAGCGCCTCGGCAAGACGGTGATCCACAGCAAGGATCAGCCAGGCTTCGTCGTGAACCGCATGCTCGTGCCCTTCCTAAATGAAGCTTGCTTCGTGCTGCAAGAGGGCCTCGGCACACCGGAAGACATCGATCAGGGCGCGAAGCTCGGCCTGAATCATCCCATGGGGCCGCTCGAGCTCGCCGATTTGATCGGGCTCGACACGCTGCTCTTCATTGCCGAGGTGCTGCATCGCGAGTTCGGCGACGACAAGTACCGCCCAGCGACGCTGCTCAGGAACCTGGTCGCCGCTGGCTGGTACGGGCGCAAGGTGGGGCGCGGCTTCTACGTCTACGACGAGCGCGGGCAGAAGACGGGCCGCGCCTTCGAGCACTGA
- a CDS encoding enoyl-CoA hydratase/isomerase family protein, which produces MSYETLLVERSAVEGGGEIVHFVINRPEKLNALNPQVLSELSSAVDTLSADTRVVILRSTGDKAFVAGADISAMSEMSVPQAKAFTDQGHALGRKLEGLHCPVIAQVQGFALGGGCELALACDFIYASEKAKFGQPEVNLGLMPGFGGTQRLSRRVGLGMARELVYTGRQIKADEALRIGLVNAVFPAEELAAKVLETAKLIASKAPLAVSASKRVFERGFDADLITANELEAMAFSALFGTEDQREGTKAFVEKRAAAFKGR; this is translated from the coding sequence ATGAGCTACGAAACACTCCTGGTCGAGCGCTCCGCGGTGGAAGGCGGAGGCGAGATCGTGCACTTCGTGATCAATCGGCCCGAGAAGCTGAACGCGCTCAACCCTCAGGTGCTGAGCGAGCTGTCGAGCGCGGTGGACACGCTGAGCGCAGACACCCGGGTGGTGATTCTGCGCAGCACTGGGGACAAGGCCTTCGTCGCCGGCGCGGACATCTCGGCGATGAGCGAGATGAGCGTACCCCAGGCCAAGGCGTTCACCGATCAAGGTCACGCGTTGGGGCGCAAGCTCGAGGGCCTGCACTGCCCGGTGATCGCCCAAGTTCAGGGCTTCGCCTTGGGCGGAGGCTGTGAGCTCGCCTTGGCTTGCGACTTCATCTATGCGTCGGAGAAAGCCAAATTCGGCCAACCCGAAGTCAACTTGGGTCTGATGCCTGGCTTCGGCGGCACCCAGCGCTTGAGCCGCAGAGTGGGCCTCGGAATGGCGCGGGAGTTGGTCTACACGGGCCGCCAAATCAAGGCAGACGAGGCGCTGCGTATCGGTTTGGTGAACGCGGTGTTCCCGGCGGAAGAGCTCGCCGCAAAAGTGCTCGAGACGGCCAAGCTCATCGCCAGCAAGGCGCCGCTCGCCGTTAGCGCCAGCAAGCGCGTGTTCGAACGCGGCTTCGATGCGGATCTGATCACCGCCAACGAGCTCGAGGCGATGGCTTTCAGCGCGCTCTTCGGCACCGAAGACCAGCGCGAAGGCACCAAAGCCTTCGTTGAAAAGCGCGCAGCAGCCTTCAAAGGCCGCTGA
- a CDS encoding MerR family transcriptional regulator, protein MSARKSKSEAPELVKMSTLAKLSGVPAATIKHYLREGLLPPPAKRTSRNMAFYDPELVGRIQSIKALQREHFLPLKVIKDMMEEGHAMVESEATTAASIAKVLQRSAPKHSRSRAELLDGGVAETDLEMMKALKLVAPDGSGSEEEYSGDDLELLRLLGRARKVGISPEMLPTNILADYLEAIRALVRTELALFRAGVVPLAGESLGELAEDATELSEQLVVLIRRRLLLPTLRQLETESAKAKPAKKKASKATSRKR, encoded by the coding sequence ATGTCCGCGCGCAAGAGCAAGTCCGAAGCACCCGAGCTGGTCAAGATGTCGACCTTGGCCAAGCTGAGCGGCGTGCCCGCGGCGACCATCAAGCACTACCTGCGGGAGGGGCTCCTGCCACCGCCGGCCAAGCGCACCAGTCGCAACATGGCCTTCTACGACCCGGAGTTGGTTGGGCGGATTCAGAGCATCAAAGCGCTGCAACGTGAGCACTTCCTGCCCCTGAAGGTCATCAAGGACATGATGGAAGAGGGGCACGCGATGGTGGAGAGCGAGGCCACCACGGCTGCCAGCATCGCGAAGGTGCTCCAGCGCTCGGCACCGAAGCACAGCCGCTCGCGCGCAGAGCTCTTGGACGGCGGCGTCGCCGAAACCGATCTCGAGATGATGAAGGCGCTGAAGCTGGTCGCGCCGGACGGCAGCGGCAGCGAAGAAGAGTACAGCGGAGACGACCTCGAGCTGCTGCGCCTGCTGGGGCGCGCCCGCAAGGTCGGTATCAGCCCGGAGATGCTGCCAACGAATATCCTCGCGGATTATCTCGAGGCGATCCGCGCCCTCGTGCGCACGGAGCTCGCGCTTTTTCGGGCTGGCGTAGTGCCGCTGGCCGGCGAGAGCCTGGGAGAGCTGGCGGAAGACGCAACGGAGCTCTCCGAACAGCTCGTGGTGCTGATCCGCCGACGGCTGCTGCTGCCCACCTTGCGCCAGCTGGAGACCGAAAGCGCCAAGGCCAAGCCAGCCAAAAAGAAGGCAAGCAAAGCAACGAGCCGGAAACGCTGA
- the efp gene encoding elongation factor P — MDSSDIKKGLKMMWDGQPYVVVEFQFVKPGKGQAFTRTKMKNLLTGGVLERNIRSGERFDPADVEEKSMSYIYPEGDMFVFMNATTGEQVSVPAEAVGDSKNFLIDGLEVSILIYKGNPINISLPPHILVEITWSEPGVKGDTASNVQKPATISTGATINVPLFINEGDWVRVDTRTGEYQERVKNPNA; from the coding sequence ATGGATAGCAGTGACATCAAGAAGGGCCTGAAGATGATGTGGGACGGACAGCCGTACGTGGTTGTCGAGTTCCAGTTCGTGAAGCCGGGCAAGGGCCAGGCCTTCACCCGCACGAAGATGAAGAACCTCCTGACGGGTGGCGTGCTCGAGCGCAACATCCGCTCGGGTGAGCGCTTCGATCCGGCGGACGTCGAAGAGAAGTCGATGAGCTACATCTACCCGGAAGGCGACATGTTCGTGTTCATGAACGCCACGACGGGTGAGCAGGTGAGCGTGCCGGCCGAAGCGGTGGGCGACTCCAAGAACTTCCTGATCGACGGCCTCGAGGTCAGCATCCTGATCTACAAGGGCAACCCCATCAACATCAGCCTGCCGCCGCACATCCTCGTCGAGATCACCTGGTCCGAGCCGGGCGTGAAGGGTGACACCGCGAGCAACGTGCAGAAGCCCGCGACCATCTCCACCGGCGCCACCATCAACGTCCCCCTCTTCATCAACGAGGGCGACTGGGTCCGCGTGGATACGCGCACTGGTGAGTACCAAGAGCGCGTGAAGAACCCGAACGCCTGA
- a CDS encoding tetratricopeptide repeat protein codes for MDESGRELEELRREVVESRSLTIKTNNLVNALAADLKSMAKRQQQRERGVWLNNATIYVVSVAVLLVVLKIAWDARVEAVTSSANTRLARLEGVEAELEALKSKSTGRGESSKTAGELYELVRANKQKELLEKWPDAQKANLSKTERSIFEDAVSKARSDLSLVAYQEGLDHVRTGRWHEARTALEESLRLDSGAAHSPQAQYNLALALKNLGDQRKAIPILMKLSEASSDREVMDDALWLLAQSQIDIKAWNDAKSTLRSFIRRFPKSPYINDVRMKAAEINLQH; via the coding sequence ATGGATGAGTCAGGACGCGAGCTCGAGGAGCTTCGACGCGAAGTGGTGGAGAGCCGCTCGCTCACCATCAAGACCAACAATTTGGTCAACGCGCTCGCGGCCGACCTGAAGAGCATGGCCAAGCGCCAGCAACAGCGCGAGCGCGGCGTGTGGCTGAACAACGCGACCATCTACGTGGTGAGCGTCGCGGTGCTGCTGGTGGTGCTGAAGATCGCGTGGGACGCGCGAGTCGAAGCGGTGACGTCGTCCGCGAACACGCGTCTCGCGCGGCTCGAAGGTGTCGAAGCCGAACTCGAAGCGCTGAAGAGCAAGAGCACCGGTCGCGGCGAGTCCAGCAAGACAGCCGGAGAGCTGTACGAGCTGGTGCGCGCCAACAAGCAGAAGGAGCTGCTCGAAAAGTGGCCCGATGCGCAGAAAGCGAACCTCTCGAAGACTGAACGCTCAATCTTCGAAGACGCCGTATCCAAGGCGCGATCGGATCTGTCACTGGTCGCCTACCAAGAAGGCTTGGACCATGTGCGCACCGGCCGCTGGCACGAAGCGCGAACGGCCCTCGAGGAGAGCCTGCGCCTCGACTCGGGCGCGGCTCACAGCCCTCAAGCTCAGTACAACCTGGCGTTGGCTCTGAAGAACCTCGGGGATCAGCGCAAGGCCATCCCGATCTTGATGAAGCTCTCGGAGGCCTCCTCCGATCGCGAGGTGATGGACGACGCGCTGTGGCTGCTCGCTCAGTCGCAGATCGACATCAAGGCGTGGAACGACGCGAAGAGCACCTTGCGGAGCTTCATCCGTCGCTTCCCGAAGAGCCCGTACATCAACGACGTGCGCATGAAGGCGGCGGAGATCAACCTGCAGCACTGA
- a CDS encoding polysaccharide deacetylase family protein, translating into MKRPIACCLLALNFALGCAPVQRQPASPPNPSGAHSSAAESSAKAPARFSEVPERHALEEPSGARQKSVPEDRSPDPTAEQVEVASAAPPTPCVLPASSLPHGFYRDDAHTAGEVILTFDDGPTVNHTPRVLKLLEKHGYAATFFLVGKNIRSNTFHLVQRMLEQGHTIGSHSYNHDVEMSFRDNGRSVGYIQGQHETTQMLIELALVATSPEDFRAVYQRVFGVAEGRYLSGTELRTKWPEWEARHFELLRERGYPVVSHVDDSARRYPIVYSRPPGGGPYLGAPRRLRKLNDEALERVGFLNVLWHDASGDTVDGVRNDPLALGDNLRRSTRRGGVVLLHDYIRKDALETYLSELDKQEDWQVVSLDSYSEAKYGCGPQALRQAMMAARPASK; encoded by the coding sequence ATGAAGCGCCCCATCGCCTGTTGTCTATTGGCTCTGAATTTCGCCTTGGGTTGTGCCCCAGTTCAGCGACAGCCCGCCTCCCCCCCAAACCCGAGCGGAGCGCATTCGAGCGCGGCTGAGTCTTCCGCCAAGGCGCCGGCCCGCTTCAGCGAGGTCCCCGAGCGCCACGCGCTGGAGGAGCCGAGCGGCGCCCGTCAGAAGTCTGTTCCGGAGGATCGTTCACCCGACCCCACCGCCGAGCAGGTCGAGGTCGCGTCGGCTGCGCCTCCAACGCCGTGCGTGCTGCCGGCGTCGAGCTTGCCCCACGGCTTCTATCGCGACGACGCGCACACCGCTGGAGAGGTGATCCTCACCTTCGATGACGGACCGACAGTCAATCACACCCCGCGGGTGCTGAAGCTGCTCGAGAAGCACGGCTACGCCGCGACGTTTTTCCTCGTGGGGAAGAACATCCGCTCGAACACCTTTCACCTGGTGCAACGCATGCTGGAGCAGGGCCACACCATCGGCTCCCACAGCTACAACCACGACGTGGAGATGTCCTTTCGTGACAACGGCCGCAGCGTTGGCTACATCCAGGGACAGCACGAGACGACGCAGATGCTCATCGAGCTTGCCCTCGTCGCGACCTCACCCGAAGATTTCCGGGCGGTTTATCAGCGGGTGTTCGGCGTCGCCGAGGGGCGCTACCTGTCGGGCACGGAGCTGCGCACGAAGTGGCCCGAGTGGGAGGCGCGGCACTTCGAGCTCCTGCGTGAGCGCGGCTACCCGGTGGTGAGCCACGTGGACGACAGCGCGCGTCGCTACCCCATCGTCTATTCGCGTCCGCCGGGCGGTGGTCCTTACCTCGGGGCACCGAGGCGCCTGCGCAAGCTGAACGACGAGGCGCTCGAGCGAGTTGGCTTTCTGAATGTGCTGTGGCACGACGCGTCCGGGGACACCGTGGACGGCGTGCGCAACGACCCGCTGGCGCTAGGAGACAATCTGCGTCGGAGCACTCGCCGCGGCGGTGTGGTGCTGCTCCATGACTATATCCGCAAGGATGCGCTCGAGACCTACCTGAGCGAACTCGACAAGCAGGAAGACTGGCAAGTCGTCAGCCTCGATAGCTACAGTGAAGCCAAATATGGCTGCGGCCCGCAGGCGCTGCGTCAGGCGATGATGGCGGCGCGCCCGGCGTCGAAGTGA
- a CDS encoding sigma-70 family RNA polymerase sigma factor, which translates to MPPELVALNPRLRSLANASEAELLGAVAGGGDARRAAQAEFYSRHVHYLFAVLVKQQHRLRRVVGISAEDLVQDTFHRAFSRAHTFSADGIEDPDHLRRRTRAWLGRIAQNLLIDAVRQSSEIADSAALERLEDEPPPSSRPPPDSQRPVAELSPAERMTRAFQRLSEREQDVLRVSALYYRAGDEHQRLPNDVSQELAKRWQTSNENIRAIRSRALKKLKGWVEELEASGLQGAEAP; encoded by the coding sequence ATGCCTCCCGAACTCGTCGCCCTCAATCCGCGCCTCCGAAGCCTGGCCAACGCCAGCGAAGCGGAGCTGCTCGGCGCGGTGGCGGGCGGAGGAGACGCGAGGCGAGCGGCTCAAGCCGAGTTCTATTCACGACACGTCCACTACCTGTTCGCCGTGCTCGTGAAGCAACAACACCGCCTGCGCAGGGTGGTTGGCATCAGCGCGGAGGACCTCGTGCAAGATACCTTTCATCGCGCCTTCAGTCGCGCTCACACCTTCTCCGCTGACGGCATCGAGGATCCGGATCACCTGCGGCGCCGCACTCGAGCATGGCTCGGTCGCATCGCCCAGAACCTCTTGATCGATGCCGTGCGGCAATCTAGCGAGATCGCCGACAGCGCGGCCCTCGAACGCCTGGAAGACGAGCCACCCCCGAGCTCCCGACCGCCGCCCGACTCCCAGCGTCCGGTCGCGGAGCTCAGCCCCGCGGAGCGCATGACGCGCGCCTTCCAGCGCCTAAGCGAGCGCGAGCAAGACGTACTGCGGGTGAGTGCCCTCTACTACCGTGCGGGCGACGAACACCAGAGGCTGCCAAACGACGTGTCCCAAGAGCTCGCCAAGCGCTGGCAGACCAGCAACGAAAACATCCGAGCTATCCGCAGTCGAGCCTTGAAGAAGCTCAAAGGCTGGGTCGAAGAGCTCGAAGCGTCTGGCCTCCAAGGAGCTGAGGCCCCATGA
- a CDS encoding TetR/AcrR family transcriptional regulator, giving the protein MSVLEKPDLDADAPRSSKAKKRTYKSAEARRQQILQCALEAFSERGYHATSIGEICERARIGRATLYQYFTDKRDVLVALLEGIYSKVVQAVEDRQRLSLERALSEARGSDTSVHRVGSSGMPTHEQSIAFMRARFIAFLSLVFEDEATTRLILRAARGADGVVDELLGRLDAVVIESIEQELRLAIAAGIVRDLDVPFVARFFVGGLEKVVLRAIDEERPLDIEQIAEQAALLEGIGILTAT; this is encoded by the coding sequence ATGTCAGTTCTGGAGAAACCAGATCTCGACGCGGACGCGCCGCGCTCCAGCAAAGCCAAGAAGCGCACCTACAAAAGCGCCGAAGCGCGGCGGCAGCAGATCCTGCAGTGCGCCCTCGAGGCGTTCTCGGAGCGCGGCTACCACGCGACCAGCATCGGGGAAATCTGCGAGCGCGCGCGAATCGGCCGCGCGACGCTGTATCAGTACTTCACCGACAAGCGTGACGTGCTCGTTGCGCTGCTGGAAGGGATCTACTCAAAGGTCGTCCAGGCGGTGGAAGACCGTCAACGGCTGAGCCTAGAGCGGGCGCTCTCCGAGGCGCGAGGTAGCGACACGAGCGTCCACCGCGTTGGGTCGAGCGGCATGCCCACGCATGAACAGAGCATCGCCTTCATGCGCGCGCGCTTCATCGCCTTCTTGTCTCTGGTTTTCGAGGACGAGGCCACCACGCGGCTGATCTTGCGTGCGGCTCGGGGTGCCGATGGCGTCGTAGACGAGCTGCTGGGGCGCCTGGACGCGGTGGTCATCGAGTCGATTGAGCAGGAGCTGCGACTAGCCATCGCCGCAGGCATCGTGCGCGACCTCGATGTGCCCTTCGTCGCGCGCTTCTTCGTGGGCGGCTTGGAAAAGGTGGTGCTGCGCGCCATCGATGAAGAGCGCCCGCTGGACATCGAGCAGATCGCCGAACAGGCCGCGCTGCTCGAAGGCATCGGTATCCTTACGGCAACGTAA
- a CDS encoding ferritin-like domain-containing protein has product MFTMSNKRVSTASARERAAAFPPYEMLDAVASGIAEADSKTRKLERLYHLTQKHSWDGPTVFGELIERYGEPGANMAPELREGLSRILTVLMWGELAAWNISADLALEIPDMDAKMAATAQVFDEARHFYVLRDYVTRLGPTPAIGGLPTRLLRKVLQAPTLAQKLVGMQLLFETNAVVMFRRIGQSEVCPILHELLPYFERDESRHVGLGVMYLPRLIERMSRLEAFRTARFQFECTMLLLTSGFTFHKDFELLGMDPRQMAERVSNMQDEIVQQMAEAHGSQILRAVLSPKGGVGPYIKDFVHPEKGLAQAPEWHQRVHAGITSAAHSLDRALS; this is encoded by the coding sequence ATGTTCACGATGAGCAACAAGCGAGTCTCCACTGCCTCCGCGAGGGAGCGCGCGGCAGCGTTCCCTCCATACGAGATGCTCGATGCGGTCGCGAGCGGCATCGCTGAAGCAGACAGCAAGACGCGCAAGCTCGAGCGGCTTTACCACCTCACCCAGAAGCACTCCTGGGACGGCCCGACCGTCTTTGGCGAGCTGATTGAGCGCTACGGCGAGCCGGGCGCCAATATGGCTCCGGAACTCCGGGAAGGGCTGTCGCGTATCCTCACGGTGTTGATGTGGGGCGAACTCGCAGCGTGGAACATCAGCGCGGATCTGGCGCTGGAGATCCCCGACATGGACGCCAAGATGGCGGCAACCGCGCAAGTCTTCGACGAAGCCCGACACTTCTATGTGTTGAGGGACTACGTGACTCGATTGGGTCCCACCCCGGCAATCGGGGGGCTGCCGACACGGCTCTTGCGCAAGGTGCTTCAGGCGCCGACGCTGGCGCAGAAGCTCGTTGGTATGCAGCTCCTGTTCGAGACGAATGCCGTCGTCATGTTCCGCCGCATCGGACAAAGCGAAGTGTGCCCGATCCTCCATGAGTTGCTCCCCTACTTCGAGCGGGACGAGTCCAGGCACGTCGGCCTCGGCGTGATGTACCTCCCTCGCCTGATCGAGCGCATGTCTCGCCTCGAGGCGTTTCGCACGGCGCGCTTTCAGTTCGAGTGCACGATGCTGCTCCTCACCTCTGGGTTCACCTTCCACAAGGACTTCGAGCTCTTGGGCATGGATCCTCGCCAGATGGCGGAGCGCGTTAGCAACATGCAGGACGAAATCGTGCAGCAGATGGCTGAAGCCCATGGCAGCCAGATCCTGCGCGCGGTCCTCAGCCCGAAGGGCGGCGTGGGGCCGTATATCAAGGACTTCGTGCATCCTGAAAAGGGCCTTGCTCAAGCGCCTGAGTGGCACCAAAGGGTCCACGCGGGTATCACCAGCGCAGCCCACAGCTTGGACCGTGCGCTGAGCTGA
- a CDS encoding alpha/beta fold hydrolase, whose amino-acid sequence MIRGLARHLLHWGRLPELLEDDFRVVLFDNRGMGRSDVPRPPYTTARMADDAALVLEAAGFERAHVFGMSLGGMIAQELALRHPARVERLVLGCTRAGPGTGPRIAPRTVLAMLGAGRFKPDEAIARTAHMALGEQFIAEHPEVIEEWRELARKHPPARAGFLGQLLAGALHDTRRRLSRVVQPTLVITGDADNLIHADHSRFLARQIHGAELEVLPGAAHDFTTERPAAAAELLKRFLLAEHQARSAAAE is encoded by the coding sequence TTGATTCGCGGCCTCGCCCGACATTTGTTGCATTGGGGGAGGTTGCCGGAGCTCCTGGAAGACGACTTTCGCGTGGTGCTATTCGACAACCGCGGCATGGGGCGTAGCGACGTCCCAAGGCCCCCCTACACCACGGCGCGCATGGCGGATGACGCCGCGCTCGTCCTAGAAGCCGCAGGCTTCGAACGCGCGCACGTCTTCGGCATGTCGCTGGGAGGCATGATCGCCCAGGAGCTTGCGCTGCGGCATCCGGCGCGGGTCGAGCGCCTGGTGCTCGGGTGCACGCGGGCGGGCCCGGGCACCGGACCGCGCATCGCCCCGAGAACGGTGCTCGCGATGCTCGGCGCGGGCCGTTTCAAACCGGACGAAGCCATAGCCCGCACCGCTCATATGGCGCTTGGCGAGCAATTCATCGCCGAGCATCCCGAGGTGATCGAAGAGTGGCGGGAGCTAGCCCGCAAGCACCCACCCGCACGGGCGGGCTTCCTGGGCCAGCTACTGGCGGGGGCGCTTCACGACACACGGCGCCGCTTGAGCCGTGTGGTTCAGCCAACGCTGGTGATCACTGGCGACGCCGACAACCTGATCCACGCGGATCACTCTCGCTTCTTGGCCAGGCAGATCCACGGAGCCGAGCTCGAGGTGCTGCCTGGTGCAGCCCACGACTTCACCACGGAGCGTCCGGCCGCGGCAGCTGAGTTGCTGAAGCGCTTCCTGCTCGCAGAGCATCAAGCGCGGTCCGCCGCCGCCGAGTGA